One stretch of Acidobacteriota bacterium DNA includes these proteins:
- a CDS encoding PadR family transcriptional regulator, with protein sequence MAKRTDAQRLELLQGTLDMLILRTLQWGPQHGHGIGQAIRAQSDDLLRVETGSLYPALHRLVKRGWLKWEWDVSEANQRAKYYRLTAAGKAQLSRERDRWSQLVDAIGRIMNPAPATKE encoded by the coding sequence ATGGCCAAACGCACCGACGCACAACGGCTGGAGCTCCTCCAGGGCACCCTCGACATGCTGATCCTCCGGACCCTCCAGTGGGGCCCGCAGCACGGCCACGGGATCGGTCAGGCGATCCGCGCCCAGTCCGACGACCTGCTCAGGGTCGAGACCGGCTCCCTCTATCCCGCGCTGCACCGGCTCGTGAAGCGCGGATGGCTGAAGTGGGAGTGGGACGTCAGCGAAGCCAACCAGCGCGCGAAGTACTACCGGCTGACCGCGGCGGGAAAAGCACAGTTGTCGCGCGAGCGGGATCGCTGGTCGCAGCTCGTGGACGCGATCGGGCGCATCATGAACCCGGCGCCCGCGACCAAGGAGTAG
- a CDS encoding methyltransferase domain-containing protein produces MAFKNAYEDAQFAEAYSKLRFPGTYYLAYRDLPRILREHVRGNTALDFGCGAGRSTRFLREQGFEVTGVDIAGDMIKRAKAIDPRGDYRRIRSGDLCAFQSGSFDLVLSAFTFDNIPGMAQKVGLFAELARVLRPAGRIVNLVSSPAIYVHEWASFTTAAFPENRAAGSGDIVRIVNTAIEDARPVEDVLWTRESYEDVFRGAGLEIAGLYEPLARDDELFTWVNETTIAPWVIYVLEPRRAR; encoded by the coding sequence ATGGCATTCAAGAACGCGTATGAAGACGCACAGTTCGCCGAGGCGTACTCGAAGCTGCGGTTTCCCGGCACCTACTACCTGGCGTACCGCGACCTTCCGCGGATTCTTCGCGAGCACGTTCGCGGAAACACCGCGCTGGATTTCGGCTGCGGGGCGGGGCGGTCCACGAGGTTCCTCCGCGAACAGGGCTTCGAGGTCACGGGCGTCGACATCGCGGGCGACATGATCAAGAGGGCGAAAGCGATCGATCCCCGGGGAGACTATCGCCGCATCCGGAGCGGCGACCTGTGCGCGTTTCAATCCGGAAGCTTCGACCTCGTGCTCTCGGCATTCACGTTCGACAACATCCCGGGGATGGCACAGAAGGTTGGACTGTTCGCCGAACTGGCACGCGTGCTCCGGCCGGCCGGACGGATCGTGAACCTCGTGTCATCGCCGGCCATCTACGTGCACGAGTGGGCGTCGTTCACGACGGCGGCTTTTCCGGAGAACCGGGCGGCCGGAAGCGGCGACATCGTCCGCATCGTCAACACGGCGATCGAGGACGCACGGCCCGTGGAGGATGTGCTCTGGACGCGCGAGTCGTACGAAGACGTGTTTCGAGGCGCGGGGCTCGAGATCGCCGGCCTCTACGAGCCGCTCGCAAGAGACGACGAGTTGTTCACGTGGGTCAACGAAACGACGATTGCGCCCTGGGTCATCTACGTGCTCGAGCCGAGGCGCGCGCGCTGA
- a CDS encoding PLP-dependent aminotransferase family protein: protein MVIVTVDKGAAAPAYRQICERLIQLVDSGALVDGDRLPPTRVLAQTAGIHRTTVMRAYGELWALGYLESRPGSYSTVRRPSRAVATTRRGTDSLIDWNAVSRPAVRRAAEDAALLARDHVAAPGVINFARLSADPALAPVDQIRRCLKQVLLENGRLLVDYGDPAGYQPLREALARRMRVHGVTVSAEEILITNGAQHGLDLVMRLLTRPGDRVVTESPSYASALSLFRLHELRVHGIPMRSDGMDLDALEATLKRTRPALVYTIPNFQNPTGLTTGQARRERLLAVCEARRVPILEDGFEEEMKYFGKAVLPVKSMDTRGAVIYVGTLSKVVFPGLRVGWIAAPRACVDRLAAIQRASCLSGNLLAQAAVERFFSLGAYDAYLRRTHALYRKRMQTMLRSLRRFAPPGVEWTEPAGGYALWLRVNADQGTEETIYEHLLRAGVKVAPGAPFFPKSPPARPQFRLSVACVTEEEIVEGCRRLGRALRSARR, encoded by the coding sequence ATGGTGATTGTCACCGTCGACAAAGGCGCGGCCGCGCCGGCGTACCGGCAGATTTGCGAGCGCCTCATTCAGTTGGTGGACTCCGGGGCGCTGGTGGACGGCGATCGCCTCCCCCCGACCCGCGTCCTCGCGCAGACCGCGGGCATCCACCGCACCACCGTCATGCGTGCGTACGGGGAACTGTGGGCCCTCGGTTACCTGGAGAGCCGTCCCGGCTCGTACTCCACCGTTCGCCGGCCGAGCCGGGCCGTGGCAACAACCCGGCGAGGGACTGACAGCCTCATCGACTGGAACGCGGTGAGCCGGCCGGCCGTGCGGCGGGCGGCCGAGGACGCCGCCCTGCTCGCACGGGACCACGTCGCGGCGCCCGGGGTCATCAATTTCGCGCGCCTGTCCGCCGATCCCGCGCTGGCGCCGGTGGACCAGATCCGGCGGTGTCTCAAACAGGTGCTGCTCGAGAACGGCCGGCTGCTCGTCGACTACGGCGATCCCGCCGGCTACCAGCCGTTGCGCGAGGCACTCGCCCGGCGCATGCGCGTCCACGGCGTCACGGTGTCAGCCGAGGAGATCCTGATCACCAACGGGGCGCAGCACGGCCTGGATCTCGTGATGCGACTGCTCACGCGGCCGGGCGACCGGGTGGTGACGGAATCCCCGTCGTACGCCTCGGCGCTGTCGCTCTTCCGGCTTCACGAGCTGCGTGTCCATGGCATCCCCATGCGATCGGACGGCATGGACCTGGACGCCCTGGAGGCCACGCTCAAGCGCACGCGTCCGGCGCTGGTGTACACGATCCCGAACTTCCAGAATCCAACCGGCCTGACGACCGGCCAGGCTCGCCGGGAGCGGCTGCTCGCCGTGTGCGAGGCGCGCCGCGTCCCGATTCTCGAGGATGGATTCGAGGAGGAGATGAAGTACTTCGGCAAGGCGGTGCTGCCGGTCAAGTCCATGGACACGCGTGGTGCGGTCATTTACGTCGGCACGCTCTCGAAGGTCGTCTTCCCCGGCCTGCGTGTCGGTTGGATTGCGGCGCCGCGCGCCTGTGTCGATCGGCTTGCCGCGATTCAGCGGGCGTCCTGCCTGAGCGGCAACCTCCTGGCGCAGGCGGCGGTCGAACGGTTCTTCAGCCTGGGCGCGTACGACGCGTACCTCCGCCGGACGCACGCGCTGTATCGGAAGCGCATGCAGACGATGCTGCGGAGCCTGAGGCGGTTCGCTCCGCCGGGCGTGGAATGGACGGAACCGGCCGGCGGGTACGCGTTGTGGCTGCGCGTGAACGCCGACCAAGGCACCGAAGAAACCATCTACGAGCACCTGTTGCGGGCCGGCGTCAAGGTCGCGCCTGGCGCCCCGTTCTTCCCGAAGTCGCCGCCCGCACGGCCGCAGTTCCGTCTGTCGGTCGCATGCGTCACGGAGGAGGAGATCGTTGAAGGCTGCCGCCGGCTCGGGCGCGCGCTGCGTTCGGCGCGTCGATAG
- a CDS encoding ammonium transporter yields MRKALTVPLLAAAAVFLAPAEAFCQTSSPPVNTGDVAWMLTATGLVLLMTPGLAFFYGGMVQRKNVISTMLQSFMAMGVITLLWIVVGFSLAFGDSLGGIIGNPFTFPLFRGVGLEPHAALSPTVPLLLFALFQMKFAIITPALITGSFAERVRFSGYILFICLFSVLVYAPLAHWTWHPDGFLRAWGVLDFAGGTVVHMSAGLAALAGAIFLGARGDRVPGASHEPANIPFVLLGTGMLWFGWFGFNAGSALSASGTAVLAFATTNTASAAALLTWMLADAARGRKPSALGACIGAVVGLVAVTPAAGYISVGSSIIVGAVSSVISNAAVNWRMRTELDDTLDVFPCHGLGGMAGMIMTAVFATDGGLVNGSWTLLVRHAGALVVVTAYSFGMAMLLYRLTDAIIPLRVSAEQEAMGLDLSQHGERLAAAPLDGLWPEAAGEGAA; encoded by the coding sequence ATGCGAAAAGCCCTGACCGTTCCGCTGCTCGCGGCCGCCGCCGTCTTCCTTGCGCCCGCCGAAGCCTTCTGCCAGACCTCCTCGCCGCCGGTGAACACCGGCGACGTGGCCTGGATGCTCACCGCGACGGGTCTGGTGCTGCTGATGACCCCCGGCCTCGCGTTCTTCTACGGCGGGATGGTGCAGCGGAAGAACGTCATCTCGACGATGCTCCAGAGCTTCATGGCGATGGGCGTCATCACGCTGCTGTGGATCGTGGTCGGCTTCAGCCTCGCCTTCGGCGACAGTCTCGGCGGCATCATCGGCAACCCGTTCACCTTTCCGCTGTTCCGCGGCGTCGGCCTCGAGCCGCACGCGGCGCTCTCTCCGACCGTCCCGCTGCTGCTCTTCGCGCTCTTCCAGATGAAGTTCGCGATCATCACGCCGGCGCTGATCACCGGGTCGTTCGCCGAGCGCGTCCGGTTCTCGGGCTACATCCTGTTCATCTGCCTGTTCAGCGTCCTCGTGTACGCGCCGCTGGCGCACTGGACCTGGCACCCCGACGGCTTCCTGCGCGCGTGGGGCGTGCTGGACTTCGCGGGGGGCACGGTCGTGCACATGTCGGCCGGGCTCGCGGCGCTGGCCGGCGCGATCTTCCTCGGCGCGCGCGGCGATCGCGTGCCGGGCGCCTCGCACGAGCCGGCGAACATCCCGTTCGTCCTGCTGGGAACCGGCATGCTGTGGTTCGGGTGGTTCGGGTTCAACGCCGGATCGGCGCTCTCCGCCTCCGGTACGGCCGTGCTCGCCTTCGCCACCACCAACACGGCGTCCGCCGCTGCGCTGCTGACGTGGATGCTGGCCGACGCCGCACGCGGCCGCAAGCCCTCGGCGCTCGGCGCCTGCATCGGCGCGGTCGTCGGTCTGGTCGCCGTGACTCCCGCCGCCGGCTACATCTCGGTCGGCAGCAGCATCATCGTCGGGGCCGTGTCCAGCGTGATCAGCAACGCGGCTGTCAACTGGCGCATGCGCACGGAGCTGGACGACACGCTGGATGTCTTTCCGTGTCACGGGCTCGGCGGAATGGCCGGCATGATCATGACCGCCGTCTTCGCCACCGACGGCGGCCTCGTGAACGGCTCGTGGACGCTCCTCGTGCGCCACGCCGGCGCGCTGGTCGTCGTCACGGCGTACAGCTTCGGCATGGCGATGCTCCTCTACCGGCTGACCGACGCGATCATCCCGCTGCGCGTGTCGGCGGAGCAGGAGGCGATGGGCCTCGACCTGTCGCAGCACGGCGAGCGTCTGGCCGCCGCGCCGCTCGACGGCCTCTGGCCGGAAGCCGCCGGCGAGGGCGCCGCCTGA
- a CDS encoding sigma 54-interacting transcriptional regulator, whose translation MSPSDSQPADRLLTALVEVTQAFAHSATVASGSQRLLEVLRRQHAVLQARVWLAEQPGDPLRLAASIAAAGERRAKLDPPSPITLRVFESGRPVVVPDTAREPLLAPTRRPDRGRARALVSVPVPVGRETAGVLELELAHRPDRAYDVALRFFKVASAILGQALRGERRLDEERGRLLAENTHLREELREKYDFSRIIGTSGPMRAVYEQIAQVARTNTTVLIRGESGTGKELIAHAIHFNSLRAKKPFVKVSCSALPETLIESELFGYEKGAFTGAQGRKAGRFELAEGGTLFLDEIGDINLSTQVKLLRVIQEREFERVGGVEAVKVNVRLVAATNKNLEEAIARGIFREDLHYRLNVFTIFVPPLRERRPDVMLLADHFVQKYAAEHGKHIKRLSTPAIDMLMSYHWPGNVRELENTIERAVVVCEGSVIHGHHLPPALQTAEATGTVPQLSLADAVSAFEKDLLLDALKSTQGNRARAAKLLQSTERIIRYKVKQHHIDVGRFRP comes from the coding sequence ATGTCCCCGTCCGATTCGCAGCCGGCCGATCGCCTGCTTACGGCGCTCGTCGAGGTCACCCAGGCATTCGCGCACAGCGCGACCGTCGCCTCGGGCAGCCAGCGCCTCCTCGAGGTGCTCCGGCGTCAGCACGCCGTCCTGCAGGCGCGCGTCTGGCTGGCCGAGCAGCCCGGCGACCCGCTGCGGCTCGCGGCCTCGATCGCCGCCGCCGGCGAGCGGCGCGCGAAGCTGGATCCCCCCTCGCCGATCACGCTCCGCGTCTTCGAGAGCGGCAGGCCGGTGGTCGTCCCGGACACGGCGCGCGAGCCGCTGCTCGCGCCCACGCGCCGGCCGGATCGGGGCCGCGCCCGCGCGCTGGTCTCGGTCCCGGTTCCCGTCGGGCGGGAGACCGCGGGCGTCCTCGAGCTGGAGCTCGCCCATCGTCCCGACCGCGCGTACGACGTCGCCCTCCGGTTCTTCAAGGTCGCCTCCGCCATCCTGGGACAGGCGCTGCGCGGAGAGCGGCGGCTCGACGAGGAGCGCGGGCGCCTGCTGGCGGAAAACACGCACCTGCGCGAGGAGCTCCGGGAGAAGTACGACTTCTCGCGGATCATCGGCACCAGCGGGCCGATGCGCGCCGTCTACGAGCAGATCGCCCAGGTCGCCCGGACGAACACCACCGTGCTGATCCGCGGCGAGTCGGGCACCGGCAAGGAGCTCATCGCCCACGCCATCCACTTCAACTCGCTGCGCGCGAAGAAGCCGTTCGTCAAGGTGAGCTGCTCGGCGCTGCCGGAGACGCTCATCGAGTCAGAGCTGTTCGGCTACGAGAAGGGCGCGTTCACCGGGGCGCAGGGGCGCAAGGCGGGGCGCTTCGAGCTGGCGGAGGGGGGGACGCTGTTCCTCGACGAGATCGGCGACATCAACCTCTCGACCCAGGTGAAGCTGCTGCGCGTGATCCAGGAGCGGGAGTTCGAGCGCGTCGGCGGCGTCGAGGCCGTGAAGGTCAACGTGCGGCTGGTGGCGGCGACCAACAAGAACCTGGAGGAGGCGATCGCGCGCGGCATCTTCCGCGAGGATCTGCACTACCGCCTGAACGTGTTCACCATCTTCGTGCCGCCGCTGCGCGAGCGCCGTCCCGACGTGATGCTGCTGGCCGATCACTTCGTCCAGAAGTACGCCGCCGAGCACGGCAAGCACATCAAACGGCTGTCCACGCCGGCGATCGACATGCTCATGAGCTATCACTGGCCCGGGAACGTGCGGGAGCTCGAGAACACGATCGAGCGCGCGGTGGTCGTCTGCGAGGGCAGCGTCATCCACGGCCATCACCTGCCGCCGGCGCTGCAGACCGCCGAGGCGACCGGCACCGTGCCGCAGCTGTCCCTCGCCGATGCCGTGAGCGCCTTCGAGAAGGACCTGCTGCTCGACGCCCTCAAGTCCACCCAGGGCAACCGCGCGCGCGCCGCGAAGCTGCTGCAGTCCACCGAGCGGATCATCCGGTACAAGGTGAAGCAGCACCACATCGACGTGGGGCGCTTCCGCCCATGA